From one Pontibacillus sp. HMF3514 genomic stretch:
- a CDS encoding isoprenyl transferase translates to MFLKRPFKKKSQPTESFELDLDNIPDHVAIIMDGNGRWAKKRGLPRVAGHKEGMDVVKKIVRRASDLNLKVLTLYAFSTENWKRPKNEVEYLMKLPDQFLNTYLPELHENNVRVQTIGDFDQLPTHTKKAVDNAKEQTKDNTGLILNFALNYGSRYEMVQATKQIAEDVQNGSLDKEDIDESLFSSYLYTKRVPDPDLLIRTSGEIRLSNYLLWQLAYSEFWFTEVLWPDFSEQLFEKALHDYQQRKRRYGGV, encoded by the coding sequence ATGTTTTTGAAACGCCCATTTAAAAAGAAATCACAGCCAACTGAATCATTTGAATTGGATTTAGACAACATACCAGATCACGTCGCAATTATTATGGACGGGAATGGCCGCTGGGCAAAGAAACGCGGGCTTCCACGTGTCGCAGGACATAAGGAAGGAATGGACGTTGTTAAAAAAATTGTTCGTAGGGCATCTGACCTTAATCTAAAGGTCTTAACATTATATGCTTTTTCAACAGAAAATTGGAAAAGACCGAAAAATGAAGTAGAATATCTTATGAAGCTACCTGATCAATTTTTAAATACATATTTACCAGAACTTCATGAAAATAATGTACGAGTTCAAACCATAGGGGATTTTGACCAATTACCTACTCATACGAAAAAAGCTGTAGATAATGCAAAGGAACAAACAAAAGATAATACAGGTTTGATTTTAAACTTTGCATTGAACTATGGTAGTCGTTATGAAATGGTTCAAGCCACAAAGCAAATCGCAGAAGATGTTCAAAATGGATCTTTGGATAAAGAAGACATAGATGAAAGCTTGTTTAGCTCATATTTATATACGAAACGTGTTCCAGATCCTGATTTATTAATCCGTACTAGTGGTGAAATTCGTTTAAGCAATTATTTATTATGGCAACTAGCCTATTCAGAGTTTTGGTTTACAGAGGTATTATGGCCAGATTTTAGTGAACAATTATTTGAAAAAGCCCTTCATGATTACCAACAACGAAAGCGTCGTTATGGAGGAGTTTAA
- the dxr gene encoding 1-deoxy-D-xylulose-5-phosphate reductoisomerase: MKRIALLGATGSIGLQTIDVIRNHSDEFELYAIAFGRNIEKATPIIQEFKPKLVVVQDEHTLRQVRSEFPDLQVRLSLEGMYEAATHDNVDVVVNAVMGSVGLSATLGAIEAKKQVAIANKETLVTAGHLVMDAAHRNQVSLLPIDSEHSAIYMCLNGEREKDANKIILTASGGSFRDKTRAELEGVNVEDALNHPNWSMGAKITIDSATMMNKGLEVIEAHWLFDMPYDNIDVILHKESVIHSMVEFVDKSVMAQLGTPDMRVPIQYALTYPKRLELSDTKTLNLVEIGKLHFQEMDMERFPCLRMAYEAGRQGGTMTTVLNAANEQAVDLFLKGEISFLTIETLIEKALEEHSIVHQPNLETILAVDEETRKRVISYVN; encoded by the coding sequence ATGAAACGAATTGCTTTATTAGGAGCAACTGGATCGATTGGATTGCAAACGATTGATGTAATTCGAAATCATTCAGATGAATTTGAATTATATGCAATAGCATTTGGTCGTAATATAGAAAAAGCAACACCCATCATACAAGAATTCAAACCAAAACTAGTGGTTGTTCAAGATGAACATACTTTACGACAAGTTAGATCGGAGTTTCCTGACCTACAAGTTCGTCTTTCTTTAGAAGGTATGTATGAAGCTGCAACACATGACAATGTAGATGTTGTTGTAAATGCTGTAATGGGAAGTGTTGGACTATCTGCCACACTAGGTGCGATTGAAGCCAAAAAACAAGTTGCTATAGCCAACAAGGAAACTCTTGTAACAGCAGGACATTTAGTTATGGACGCTGCTCATCGAAATCAGGTATCACTTCTCCCTATAGATAGTGAACACTCAGCTATTTATATGTGTTTAAATGGGGAGCGTGAAAAAGATGCTAATAAAATTATTTTAACTGCATCTGGTGGAAGCTTTCGTGATAAAACAAGGGCAGAGCTAGAAGGAGTTAACGTCGAGGATGCGTTAAACCATCCGAATTGGAGTATGGGAGCTAAAATTACAATTGATTCTGCAACGATGATGAATAAAGGTCTTGAGGTTATTGAAGCGCACTGGTTGTTTGATATGCCTTATGACAATATAGATGTTATTCTGCATAAAGAAAGTGTTATTCACTCGATGGTAGAATTCGTTGACAAGAGTGTTATGGCTCAATTAGGTACTCCTGATATGAGAGTTCCTATTCAGTACGCTCTAACTTACCCTAAACGACTTGAATTATCTGATACAAAGACGTTAAACTTAGTTGAAATAGGTAAACTACATTTTCAAGAAATGGATATGGAACGTTTTCCTTGTCTTCGAATGGCATATGAAGCCGGTCGTCAAGGAGGAACGATGACAACTGTATTAAACGCAGCAAATGAACAAGCTGTGGATCTATTTTTAAAAGGGGAAATCTCATTCTTAACAATTGAGACTTTAATAGAGAAAGCTTTAGAAGAACATAGCATTGTTCATCAGCCGAACTTAGAAACAATTTTAGCTGTTGATGAAGAGACGCGAAAACGTGTTATATCGTACGTAAACTAA
- a CDS encoding proline--tRNA ligase, with translation MRQSEMLLPTLKEVPADADISSHQLLIRAGFIRKVAAGMYSFLPIGNRVLRNVEAIVREEMDKAGAHEMNMTVLQPAEWWQETGRWHSYGPELMRMQDRHEREFALGATHEEEITAIIRDEVKSYKQLPLTLYQIQSKFRDEKRPRFGLLRGREFLMKDAYSFHDSYESLDQAYERLFQAYTNIFSRLGLNFRAVIADSGEMGGKDNHEFMVLSEVGEDTIAYSDTSRYAANIEMAPVEQTYEASAEEPKELEKVTTPNCKTMAEAAEALGHTLAEGIKALMFNVDGKLVMVLTRGDHEVNDVKLKNLYDADMIELASEDETRNALGTGFGSVGPINVSEDVEIVADNAVKAMVNVTCGANEDGYHFTNVTPGHDFKVSQYADLRFIQEGDPSPDGQGAIQFAKGIEVGHVFKLGTRYAEPMKAKFLDENGKANTVIMGCYGIGISRTLASIVEQYHDEKGITWPTNIAPYKVHLLALNMKKEDQQELAERIYSTLQDAGVDVLFDDRKERAGVKFADSDLVGIPLRITVGKRAAEGVVEMKERHSGEQDEVEEKDLLDRITSFLKQS, from the coding sequence ATGAGACAGAGTGAAATGCTCTTACCTACTTTAAAAGAAGTGCCTGCAGATGCAGACATTTCTAGCCATCAACTATTAATCCGTGCTGGTTTCATCCGAAAAGTTGCTGCGGGTATGTATTCTTTTTTACCAATTGGTAATCGAGTATTACGAAACGTGGAAGCAATTGTTCGAGAAGAGATGGACAAAGCCGGAGCTCATGAAATGAATATGACTGTTCTACAGCCTGCAGAATGGTGGCAGGAAACAGGACGTTGGCATTCTTATGGTCCTGAGCTTATGAGAATGCAAGATAGACATGAACGTGAATTTGCTCTTGGCGCAACGCATGAAGAAGAGATTACAGCAATCATCCGTGATGAAGTAAAAAGCTATAAACAGCTTCCATTAACGTTGTACCAAATCCAATCTAAATTCCGTGATGAGAAGAGACCTCGTTTTGGTCTTCTACGTGGACGTGAGTTCTTAATGAAGGATGCTTACTCCTTCCATGATTCCTACGAAAGTTTAGATCAAGCATATGAACGTTTGTTCCAAGCATATACCAATATTTTTAGTCGCCTAGGTCTTAATTTTAGAGCTGTTATTGCAGATTCTGGTGAAATGGGCGGAAAAGATAATCATGAGTTTATGGTATTATCAGAGGTCGGAGAAGATACGATTGCGTATTCCGATACCTCTCGCTATGCAGCTAATATTGAAATGGCTCCAGTTGAACAAACTTACGAAGCATCAGCTGAAGAACCTAAAGAATTAGAGAAGGTTACGACGCCGAATTGCAAAACAATGGCTGAAGCTGCAGAAGCATTAGGTCACACTTTAGCTGAAGGCATCAAAGCTCTTATGTTCAATGTGGACGGTAAGCTTGTGATGGTTCTAACTCGTGGAGATCATGAAGTTAATGATGTGAAATTAAAGAACTTATATGATGCTGATATGATTGAACTTGCTTCTGAAGACGAAACCCGTAATGCATTAGGGACAGGCTTCGGGTCAGTAGGTCCAATCAATGTATCAGAAGATGTAGAAATTGTAGCTGACAATGCTGTTAAAGCTATGGTAAATGTAACGTGTGGTGCTAATGAAGATGGCTACCATTTCACAAATGTTACACCTGGCCATGACTTTAAAGTTAGTCAGTATGCAGATCTTCGTTTCATTCAAGAAGGGGATCCTTCACCAGATGGACAAGGTGCAATTCAGTTTGCAAAAGGTATTGAGGTTGGTCACGTCTTTAAATTAGGTACGCGCTATGCTGAACCAATGAAAGCGAAGTTCTTAGATGAAAACGGAAAAGCGAATACAGTGATCATGGGATGTTATGGTATTGGTATTTCTAGAACTTTAGCTTCTATAGTAGAGCAATATCATGATGAAAAAGGTATTACTTGGCCAACAAACATTGCGCCTTATAAAGTACATTTACTAGCGTTAAATATGAAAAAAGAAGACCAACAGGAGCTAGCTGAGCGTATTTATTCTACACTACAAGATGCTGGTGTTGATGTATTGTTCGACGATCGTAAAGAACGTGCAGGTGTTAAATTCGCTGACAGTGATTTAGTAGGAATCCCACTACGTATTACAGTAGGGAAACGAGCAGCTGAAGGCGTAGTTGAAATGAAAGAACGTCATTCAGGCGAGCAAGATGAGGTTGAGGAAAAAGATCTCCTTGATCGAATTACATCATTTTTGAAACAGAGCTAA
- the rpsB gene encoding 30S ribosomal protein S2, with translation MSVISMKQLLEAGVHFGHQTRRWNPKMKKYIFTERNGIYIIDLQKTVKKVDEAFNYVKNVAAEGGNVLFVGTKKQAQESVKEEATRAGMYYINQRWLGGTLTNFETIRKRINRLKDIERMEEDGTFDVLPKKETVDLLKEKERLVKFLGGIKNMESLPDVMFVIDPRKERIAVAEAHKLNIPIVGIVDTNCDPDEIDYVIPANDDAIRAVKLLTSKMADAVLEAKQGEETEEAAAEEAEAATE, from the coding sequence ATGTCAGTAATTTCAATGAAACAGCTTCTAGAAGCTGGTGTTCATTTCGGACACCAAACTCGCCGTTGGAACCCGAAAATGAAAAAGTACATTTTCACGGAGCGTAACGGTATCTACATCATCGACCTACAGAAAACAGTTAAAAAGGTGGATGAAGCATTTAACTACGTGAAGAACGTTGCTGCTGAAGGCGGAAACGTACTTTTCGTTGGTACTAAGAAACAAGCACAAGAGTCTGTTAAAGAAGAAGCAACTCGTGCAGGTATGTACTACATCAACCAACGTTGGTTAGGTGGAACACTTACAAACTTTGAAACAATCCGTAAGCGTATCAACCGTCTTAAAGATATTGAGCGCATGGAAGAAGATGGCACATTCGATGTACTTCCTAAGAAAGAAACAGTAGACCTTCTTAAAGAAAAAGAACGTCTTGTTAAATTCCTAGGCGGTATTAAAAATATGGAAAGTCTTCCGGACGTAATGTTCGTAATTGACCCACGTAAAGAGCGCATTGCAGTAGCAGAAGCTCACAAATTAAACATTCCAATTGTCGGTATTGTTGACACAAACTGTGATCCAGACGAAATCGACTATGTTATCCCTGCGAACGATGACGCGATTCGTGCTGTAAAACTTCTAACTTCTAAAATGGCAGACGCTGTTCTTGAAGCTAAGCAAGGCGAAGAGACAGAAGAGGCTGCAGCAGAAGAAGCAGAAGCTGCTACAGAGTAA
- a CDS encoding phosphatidate cytidylyltransferase yields the protein MKQRVITAIVLGLFLIPAIFFGELPFIIIVYGLATIGLVELLQMRKIAPTSFPGLLSMVLLWMLLVPEKSFILFDVMTKSEATLMVVFILLGYTVLVKNKFTFDEAGFLLLSSIYVGMGFYYLIPTREEGAHLLFFALFLIWATDTGAYLFGKMLGKRKLWPKISPKKTIEGSIGGIVLACIVAAIFQMIEPVHSSMLIVILVAILVSVCGQIGDLVESAYKRHYSVKDSGKLLPGHGGVLDRFDSLIFIVPILHFIQFIS from the coding sequence ATGAAACAAAGAGTAATCACAGCAATCGTATTAGGCTTATTTTTAATTCCTGCCATTTTCTTTGGTGAGCTACCTTTTATTATTATTGTTTATGGGTTAGCGACCATTGGGCTAGTTGAGTTATTACAAATGAGAAAGATTGCACCAACCTCTTTTCCCGGACTACTCTCCATGGTACTACTTTGGATGCTGTTAGTACCTGAAAAGTCATTTATTTTATTTGATGTAATGACGAAATCTGAAGCAACGTTAATGGTTGTTTTCATTTTACTCGGTTATACCGTTTTAGTTAAAAACAAATTTACGTTTGATGAGGCTGGATTTCTTTTATTATCATCGATTTATGTAGGGATGGGCTTTTATTACTTAATCCCAACAAGAGAAGAAGGGGCTCATCTGTTATTCTTTGCTCTGTTTTTAATTTGGGCTACAGATACAGGTGCGTATTTATTTGGCAAGATGTTAGGGAAGAGAAAGCTTTGGCCTAAGATTAGTCCCAAAAAAACGATAGAAGGATCTATAGGCGGAATTGTTTTAGCATGCATTGTTGCAGCGATCTTTCAAATGATTGAGCCTGTACATTCATCTATGTTGATTGTTATTTTAGTAGCAATTCTAGTCTCAGTTTGTGGACAAATAGGCGATTTAGTTGAATCAGCATACAAACGCCATTACTCTGTGAAAGATTCCGGAAAGCTTTTACCAGGACATGGTGGAGTGTTAGATCGATTTGACAGCTTGATTTTCATTGTTCCAATCTTGCATTTTATACAATTTATTTCATAG
- the frr gene encoding ribosome recycling factor, translating into MADSIMKQTREEMQEAVRAFSRQLATVRAGRANPSILEPVKVEYYGAVVPLNQLATISAPEARLLVITPFDKSSINDIEKAIQKADLGLSPSSDGNVVRINIPQLNEQRRKDLVKLVKKYTEEAKVQVRNIRRDSNDQFKKMEKNGDITEDELRSYQDEVQKETDQNINEIDKIAKSKEEEIMEV; encoded by the coding sequence ATGGCAGATTCAATCATGAAACAAACACGCGAGGAAATGCAGGAAGCAGTAAGAGCTTTTTCACGTCAACTAGCTACAGTACGCGCTGGACGTGCAAATCCATCTATTCTTGAGCCTGTTAAGGTCGAGTATTATGGTGCAGTTGTTCCGTTAAACCAACTAGCTACAATCTCAGCACCAGAAGCACGCCTTCTTGTTATTACACCATTTGATAAGTCTTCAATCAACGATATTGAAAAGGCAATCCAAAAGGCTGATTTAGGCTTGTCTCCATCAAGTGATGGTAATGTTGTTCGCATTAATATTCCACAACTAAATGAGCAGCGTCGTAAAGACTTAGTGAAGCTTGTTAAGAAATATACTGAAGAAGCAAAAGTACAGGTTCGTAACATTCGCCGTGATTCTAATGATCAATTCAAAAAAATGGAGAAAAACGGTGATATTACGGAGGACGAACTTCGCAGTTATCAAGATGAGGTTCAAAAAGAAACGGACCAAAACATCAATGAGATTGATAAAATTGCTAAGAGCAAAGAAGAAGAAATTATGGAAGTTTAA
- the pyrH gene encoding UMP kinase, with protein MTAAHYRRVVLKLSGEALSGEEGYGLSPAIIQSVARQVKEISELGVEVAVVVGGGNIWRGKVGSEVGMDRATADYMGMLATVMNSLALQDSLENIGIPTRVQTSIEMRQVAEPYIRRKAIRHLEKKRVVIFAAGTGNPYFSTDTTAALRAAEIEADVILMAKNNVDGVYTDDPKQNKDAKKYEELSYLDVLNEGLAVMDSTASSLCMDNNIPLLVFSIMEEGNIKRAILGEKIGTIVRGK; from the coding sequence ATGACAGCAGCTCATTATCGTCGTGTTGTACTAAAGTTAAGTGGCGAAGCGTTAAGTGGTGAAGAAGGATATGGACTAAGTCCAGCCATTATTCAATCTGTAGCACGCCAAGTTAAAGAAATTTCTGAGTTAGGTGTTGAAGTGGCCGTCGTTGTCGGTGGCGGAAACATCTGGCGTGGTAAAGTAGGCAGTGAAGTAGGCATGGATCGAGCTACTGCCGATTATATGGGGATGTTAGCAACGGTTATGAATTCCCTGGCGTTACAAGATAGTTTAGAAAACATCGGTATCCCAACTCGAGTACAGACATCTATAGAAATGCGACAAGTAGCAGAACCTTACATTCGCCGAAAAGCTATTCGTCATCTTGAGAAGAAACGAGTAGTTATTTTCGCAGCAGGTACCGGAAATCCTTATTTCTCTACAGACACGACTGCCGCATTGCGCGCAGCTGAAATTGAAGCAGATGTCATTCTAATGGCTAAAAATAACGTTGATGGCGTATATACGGATGATCCTAAACAGAACAAAGATGCTAAAAAATATGAAGAATTGTCTTACTTGGATGTCTTAAATGAAGGATTAGCTGTAATGGATTCAACAGCATCATCATTATGTATGGACAACAACATTCCACTTCTAGTATTCTCGATTATGGAAGAAGGCAATATTAAACGCGCCATTTTAGGCGAAAAAATAGGAACCATTGTGAGGGGGAAATAA
- a CDS encoding DUF342 domain-containing protein: MGRIDGFSNFFDVDLSKDKMTASLHLKQEYHLELSFDVQDLKDELYQYQVQSGWDEGSLALIASGVPEEGFPIIVARGELPQKGKDGEVHYVKELSTSLQRDDHEQINFRDVMRIPTVHEGDKLLEIKKPQQGTPGLNVCGEVVQSSPGNPVKLRAGTNVRWNAEDQSMYADINGQISLGEQVIHIYPEFEVSGDIDMSVGNLDFVGTIVIRGNVPSGYSIKAKGDVKVYGLVEGASIIAEGSVHISEGVAATHKGGIYAGIDVRAGYLNQANVEAGRDILIENSIVHSQCVAREHIYCQRGNVIGGALSAGLTIEAKDIGNRMNTPTELYFGVNKKVVEKEKALDARKENLTDSLQKLELIGKKLRQKQQSGTLSAQERVTMLRQRNSYQQSDRELKEIETILADLKQAYTELNETYLSVNGTIYTNTDVTFGKYKRKMNQTHKNVKVHYENGEIKVVSQS, encoded by the coding sequence ATGGGGAGGATTGATGGGTTTTCTAACTTCTTTGATGTAGATCTATCTAAAGATAAAATGACAGCTTCTCTCCATTTGAAGCAAGAGTACCATTTAGAGCTTTCATTCGATGTTCAAGATTTAAAGGATGAATTATATCAATACCAGGTTCAAAGTGGATGGGATGAGGGCTCTTTGGCACTCATTGCCTCAGGGGTACCAGAGGAAGGGTTTCCTATTATTGTGGCAAGAGGTGAACTTCCCCAAAAAGGAAAAGATGGAGAAGTCCATTATGTTAAAGAATTAAGCACCTCATTGCAACGAGATGATCATGAACAAATCAACTTCAGAGATGTTATGCGTATCCCTACAGTACATGAAGGGGATAAACTTCTTGAAATCAAAAAGCCTCAACAAGGTACACCTGGTTTAAATGTATGTGGGGAAGTTGTTCAATCTTCACCGGGAAATCCGGTTAAGCTCCGTGCTGGAACAAATGTAAGGTGGAATGCTGAAGATCAATCCATGTATGCAGACATTAATGGTCAAATTTCTTTAGGTGAACAAGTGATCCATATCTATCCGGAATTCGAAGTTTCTGGGGACATTGATATGAGCGTTGGTAACCTTGATTTTGTCGGAACAATTGTTATTCGAGGTAACGTTCCTTCGGGATATTCGATCAAAGCTAAAGGTGACGTTAAAGTTTACGGATTAGTTGAAGGAGCTTCCATTATAGCCGAAGGATCTGTACATATTTCTGAAGGGGTAGCTGCCACGCATAAAGGTGGTATTTATGCTGGCATAGATGTTCGAGCGGGTTATTTAAACCAAGCGAACGTTGAAGCAGGTCGAGATATTCTCATTGAGAATTCCATCGTTCATAGCCAATGTGTAGCTAGAGAACATATTTATTGTCAAAGGGGAAACGTGATCGGAGGAGCTTTGTCAGCTGGACTTACCATTGAAGCAAAAGACATTGGAAACCGTATGAATACACCCACGGAATTATATTTTGGTGTAAATAAAAAAGTTGTCGAAAAAGAAAAGGCGCTTGATGCTAGAAAAGAAAACCTAACGGATTCCCTTCAAAAGCTTGAACTTATTGGGAAAAAGTTACGTCAAAAACAACAATCGGGGACTCTTTCAGCGCAAGAACGAGTTACAATGCTCAGACAACGCAATTCTTACCAACAAAGTGATCGGGAGCTAAAAGAGATAGAAACGATTTTGGCTGATTTAAAACAGGCATACACAGAATTAAACGAGACGTATCTCTCTGTAAATGGTACAATTTACACAAACACGGATGTAACATTTGGGAAGTACAAGCGAAAGATGAATCAAACGCATAAAAATGTGAAGGTACATTATGAAAATGGTGAAATAAAGGTTGTTTCACAGTCCTAG
- the tsf gene encoding translation elongation factor Ts, which yields MAVTAKMVKELRETTGAGMMDCKKALTETDGDMEKAVEWLREKGISKAAKKADRIAAEGTTHIEVDGNTAAIIEVNAETDFVTKNDLFKELVSELGKHIVKQKPESADAAIEQNLHGDGQRVGDYITSMIAKIGEKISLRRLAIVEKGDNDAFGAYLHMGGRIGVLSLLEGTTDETVAKDVAMHVAAVNPRYVNRDEVPEEEVNQEREALKKEALNEGKPEHIVEKMVEGRLGKFFEGVVLTEQDFVKDPDQKVKQYVKDNDATVKGFVRYEVGEGMEKREENFADEVMNQVNK from the coding sequence ATGGCTGTAACAGCAAAGATGGTTAAAGAACTACGTGAAACAACTGGTGCAGGAATGATGGATTGTAAAAAAGCACTAACTGAAACAGATGGTGACATGGAGAAAGCTGTTGAATGGTTACGCGAAAAAGGTATCTCTAAAGCAGCGAAAAAAGCTGACCGTATCGCAGCTGAAGGTACAACGCATATCGAAGTAGACGGCAACACTGCTGCAATTATCGAAGTTAACGCTGAAACGGACTTCGTAACGAAGAACGATCTTTTCAAAGAGCTTGTAAGTGAGCTTGGAAAGCACATCGTTAAGCAGAAGCCAGAATCTGCAGATGCTGCAATTGAGCAAAACCTTCATGGTGACGGCCAACGCGTTGGTGACTACATCACATCAATGATCGCTAAAATCGGAGAAAAAATCTCCCTTCGTCGTCTTGCTATTGTAGAAAAAGGCGATAACGATGCATTTGGTGCTTACCTTCACATGGGAGGTCGCATTGGGGTTCTTTCCCTACTAGAAGGTACAACTGATGAGACTGTTGCTAAAGACGTTGCAATGCACGTAGCTGCAGTAAACCCACGCTATGTAAACCGTGACGAAGTTCCTGAAGAAGAAGTTAACCAAGAGCGTGAAGCACTTAAGAAAGAAGCGCTTAACGAAGGCAAGCCTGAGCATATCGTTGAGAAAATGGTTGAAGGTCGTCTTGGTAAATTCTTCGAAGGTGTTGTTCTTACAGAGCAAGACTTCGTAAAAGATCCAGACCAAAAAGTTAAGCAGTATGTTAAAGATAACGACGCTACTGTTAAAGGCTTCGTACGTTACGAAGTAGGCGAAGGTATGGAAAAACGCGAAGAAAACTTCGCTGATGAAGTAATGAACCAAGTAAACAAATAA
- the rseP gene encoding RIP metalloprotease RseP: MTTIIAFIFMFGLLVFVHELGHLIFAKRAGMLAREFAIGFGPKIFSTKKNETLYTIRLLPIGGYVRVAGEDPEIIEIKPGHHIGLEFNGEGKVNKIIVNNKSKHPNARVIEVEKADLEHQLVIEGYEVDEDEKLFFEVEPTADFVMDEKETQIAPYNRQFASKTLPQRAMQLFAGPMMNFILAIIIFFLLGLFQGVPVDKAQLGKLVEGGPAAQSGLHQGDEVVQVDGQSVDTWTEFVKIVQKNPSTQLEVTVKRDQNTVTIPVQTREVEANGETVGQIGVYRPVEKSFTKTLSYGFTETYELTKLILVNLSKLVTGELSINNLSGPVGIYDATGQVVQQSWQIYTKWIALLSINLGIINLLPLPALDGGRLLFVGVEAVRGKPIDPQKEGIVHFIGFALLMLLMIVVTWNDIQRLFL; encoded by the coding sequence TTGACAACCATCATTGCTTTTATATTCATGTTTGGATTATTGGTATTCGTCCATGAATTAGGTCACTTAATTTTTGCCAAGCGAGCAGGTATGCTTGCAAGAGAATTTGCTATTGGCTTTGGTCCTAAAATCTTTTCAACTAAGAAGAATGAAACATTATACACAATCCGTCTACTTCCTATAGGTGGTTATGTTCGTGTTGCAGGCGAAGACCCTGAGATCATTGAAATCAAACCCGGTCATCATATTGGACTTGAATTTAATGGTGAAGGTAAAGTTAATAAGATCATTGTTAATAACAAATCCAAACATCCTAATGCAAGAGTTATTGAAGTAGAAAAAGCTGATCTTGAACATCAATTAGTAATAGAAGGATATGAAGTTGATGAAGATGAGAAGCTTTTCTTTGAAGTAGAGCCTACTGCAGATTTTGTTATGGATGAGAAAGAAACACAAATTGCACCTTATAACCGTCAATTTGCATCTAAAACGTTGCCTCAACGAGCAATGCAACTATTTGCTGGTCCAATGATGAATTTTATCTTGGCAATTATCATCTTCTTCTTATTAGGGCTTTTCCAGGGGGTTCCTGTCGACAAGGCACAGCTTGGTAAACTAGTCGAAGGTGGACCTGCTGCACAATCTGGCTTACACCAGGGAGATGAAGTTGTACAAGTGGATGGTCAATCAGTTGATACGTGGACTGAATTTGTGAAGATTGTACAAAAAAATCCGAGTACACAGTTAGAGGTTACTGTTAAACGTGACCAAAACACGGTAACCATTCCTGTACAAACACGTGAAGTTGAAGCCAACGGTGAAACAGTTGGACAAATAGGAGTATATCGACCCGTAGAAAAATCCTTCACGAAAACACTCTCTTATGGGTTTACAGAAACTTATGAACTTACTAAGTTAATTTTAGTGAACCTAAGTAAGCTTGTTACGGGAGAACTGTCCATTAATAACTTATCTGGACCTGTCGGTATATACGATGCTACTGGCCAAGTCGTTCAACAAAGCTGGCAAATCTATACGAAGTGGATTGCTTTATTAAGCATTAACTTAGGGATTATCAATTTACTCCCACTACCAGCACTTGATGGCGGACGCTTACTATTTGTAGGAGTTGAAGCTGTACGCGGAAAACCAATTGATCCTCAAAAAGAGGGAATTGTACACTTTATTGGTTTTGCTTTATTAATGCTTCTAATGATTGTGGTTACTTGGAACGATATCCAAAGATTATTTTTATAA